One part of the Candidatus Zixiibacteriota bacterium genome encodes these proteins:
- a CDS encoding cytochrome c3 family protein, producing the protein MRLSNKTLSLILLSVIFSLILLPALFATLEIPKSDIIFSHKRHSDQPCDNCHNKIYESDKSEDKNLPIMDICTQCHDGTTLPNECSVCHKDKENPQALVRPKRDFIFSHKKHLERKTECVFCHGDVTKKDKLTSENMPDMGKCYECHEGTKVSNQCELCHAKMKLRKYHPDDWLHSHQCQSITKTEKCVQCHQNQDLCQKCHQGDNLFQKTHPLNYNFTHGLDAKSKEKDCLSCHLTKEFCNDCHSKEAGKPLNHSIPDWAGGKHGEYARKDMELCASCHDTADPICTWCHQDKNPGRGNDHDIHPSGFASNLGKGPWHEDDGYFCYECHTKGPKAGIGFCGYCHGDKE; encoded by the coding sequence ATGAGATTGTCAAATAAGACCTTAAGTTTAATCCTTTTAAGTGTTATTTTCAGCCTGATCTTACTGCCAGCGCTTTTTGCCACCCTGGAGATACCCAAAAGCGATATCATTTTTTCGCATAAAAGACATTCTGACCAGCCCTGTGACAACTGTCATAACAAAATATACGAAAGCGATAAATCCGAGGATAAGAATCTTCCGATAATGGACATTTGCACCCAATGCCATGATGGAACAACTTTACCCAACGAATGCTCGGTCTGTCATAAAGACAAAGAAAATCCCCAGGCGCTGGTTAGACCCAAAAGAGATTTTATTTTCTCTCATAAAAAACACCTGGAAAGGAAAACGGAATGCGTTTTCTGTCATGGGGATGTAACCAAGAAAGATAAGCTGACTTCGGAGAATATGCCGGATATGGGGAAATGCTATGAATGTCACGAGGGGACCAAAGTCTCCAACCAGTGCGAGCTGTGCCATGCCAAAATGAAATTGAGAAAATATCACCCGGATGACTGGCTGCATTCTCACCAGTGTCAATCCATCACTAAAACGGAGAAATGCGTTCAGTGTCACCAGAACCAGGACTTGTGTCAGAAATGCCATCAGGGTGACAACCTTTTCCAGAAAACCCATCCTTTAAATTACAACTTCACCCATGGGCTGGATGCCAAATCCAAAGAGAAGGATTGTCTATCCTGCCATCTGACCAAGGAGTTTTGCAATGATTGTCATTCCAAGGAAGCCGGCAAGCCTTTGAATCATTCGATCCCGGATTGGGCAGGGGGTAAGCACGGGGAGTATGCCAGAAAAGATATGGAGCTATGCGCTTCCTGTCACGACACTGCTGATCCGATCTGCACCTGGTGTCACCAGGATAAGAATCCCGGAAGGGGGAATGACCACGATATTCATCCTTCGGGATTTGCTTCGAATTTAGGTAAAGGTCCCTGGCATGAGGATGATGGTTATTTCTGTTATGAATGCCATACCAAAGGACCAAAAGCAGGAATTGGTTTCTGCGGATATTGCCACGGTGATAAGGAGTAG